The nucleotide window AATTATTGATCTTCAGAATCATTACTTCAGGCTCAGTATTACCATGCATGGAGCATCTGAGATCTATCAGGAGGGAAAATGAGGGCACTCAACATCCAGAGGAGTGCTTGGTGCTTTACAGGGTCATCAGGGAGGTCCACTGTTCACTAACACAGTAGTGAAATCATTATTCAgctttaagaagaaattatattgtctttttcagaaacagtgtCGTCTCCCCTATCATAGATGTCATAGACTGGAAGACTTTTCAGTACTATCACTCTGTGAGCCTGCATCGAGGTGTTTTTGATTGGAAACTAGATTTTCACTGGGAACCAGTGCCAGAGCATGAAGAGAAGGTACGACAGTCTCCCACCAGCCCTATCAGGTAACAGTTCATAAGCCAATATACTTCCACTCACCTCAACAGAACAATTTGGGCACTCTTCCAGCTAGTAAAAAAAAGACATGGTTACTTGCATTTGCTTGGTTGATGTTTTATGAAGGGGATGGCTTTTTGGCGTAGAATAAGATTGTTTGGGCTTTAACATTCATTCTAAGTAGattgcagttctgcttttaacATGGCAAATATCTTACACACAACTAGAAGCAACTTCTCTACAACCTGACCAGACAAGGTATTGAGGTTTGTTGGGAAAGCAAATGATAGACTACGTAGAGTTAAAAGTCTTAATCATTATTTCTATCTGTAGTTTTGAATGTATTTATACTTTACACTTCTTACTGTTCTGAGCCTGATTCAACAGTTCAGAGCTTGGCTCTCTTCCCTAGGTAAATCCTAGAATTCAATTCCAGTTGTTCTTTGATAATAAGTTAATATGAGATTATAAGGACTAATATTTGATAATTTTTGATATTATCTCCTCCACAGAAATGGTGGGGTTTTCATCCTTCCTATAATTCTCTGTCCAAAACAGTTGTTCACTTCCAAACTACTATCTATACAGGAGTCCTGCAGTAGCTGGTGCAGTGGTTGCCATGGATCGACATTACTTCCAAAACATTGGAGCTTATGATTCTGACATGACCATGTGGGGAGCGGAAAATCTAGAGCTGTCTATAAGGGTAAGAACCTTAATTAAAACATCAAGTGCTGGTAATTACTGGGTTTTGAAGGGATCTGAATGAAAAGGCAAGAAGTGATTTACAAAAGCAATGAAGTGTAGAACTCCTTGACGTATGGCAAATATCACTATACTTTCAGAATTCTACCTCATGCTCTGTGATCTGTCAGGACTGTACAAGAATATGCAGATGCTGTGAGTTAGGAGCATTATGTCAGGAGAAGGAAGTTCCACTATCACTGTTTGCCCGAGGTCAGAGTCACTGGTTCAGCTACCTTCTGAGAGCTGCCTCTTCTATTTTGGCATGCACcaaatgaaaaattgcttttatttctttgtcatcTACTTTAAATATCAAATTGTTTATGTTGTATTATGTGCATTAGCTTTTGCTGAATATGAAGAGATATAATTgatattaaaaagcaacaaaaaattgCAGACACAAAGCAAAGAGTCTTTAAAGTCCAAGGCAAAAGAAGGCATGCCCACAAGTCTCTTCACTACACTGCACTGTCTGTGTACaggaaaacataaaagcatATAAATGGTTACACAGCATCAAATCTAAGGTCTGTCTTGCACAGTATCTTCTCTGTGTCTCCATGTCTGTGGGGAGCAGTGTATGAAGAAGCACAtgatgttctttctgtttccaggAATACACAGACTAGGATGTCCTGAGGGGAATCTATAGTAAAGGAGCTTCTTCTATTCAGATGCTTTAGAAATTTTGACAATTAACATTCAGCCACTGCCCAGAGTAAGCTTTAACTCAATGAGTGACTCTGGCTTTGCATTCTCACTATCACTGGTCTGTAAAGCCACCTGTGCTTTACTAGCTACATAGAAGATAATCTCTTTTTGCACCTTCACCTGTTTTTCAGACCTGGCTCTGTGGTGGCTCTGTAGAAATCATTCCATGCTCCCGTGTTGGGCACGTCTATCGAAATCATATTCCCCATGCTTTCTCCTATGAAGAGGCCATTGTGAGGAACAAAATCCGAATAGCAGAGACTTGGCTGGGTTCTTTCAAAGAGAACTTCTACAAGAATGACACAGTGGCTTTCCTAATCAGCAAGGTAAAGACATCTGCAGTGGTCTGTTTCTGAGGGAAGGACTGTGTGTTGCGGTAGGTGACGGCAGTGGGATGGGTGTGGGTGTCTGTGCACAGTCAAACATTCAGTAGGCTTGGCACCAGGtagagtttttcatttttataaaaccTGCTGGTGGAAGAGCCTTTAGATCAGGGAAAAGAGAAGCCTGAGTTTTTTGCTGAAGTTGCCAAATATCTTAGGAGTATAATTCTGTCTCCAAATGACTCCTtcttcaggctgcccagcaagttgtggtttggttttctgccaGTGACAGTATATTTGATAACAGTCATCGGAAGCATAGCCTAGCTGCACTGTGTGCTTGAAAGATCTTTTTGAAGGATTCATTCTTCATTGCTGAAGGCATCTAGTATGTGATTCAAGTAATATTCACTGGCATGTGGCAAACTGTGGTCCTACTCTAAGATAATACATCTGAGTGCTCTAGTGACTGAGAAAAGTTGATTTCTTCCCAAGCTGACAGAAGCAATTGTCTGTAACTGAGGAAGTTAGATCTCACCATTAGTATTTTTTCAAGTTACTTTATCATTAGAAGCATcacagagccagcagtgcagcctCCTGAGATTTGGGTTCCCGGTAGCCTGGCATGCAGCCACACTTGAACCACATACCAACTGCATACCACCTAACAACGACAGAAAGGCCATGCTTGCTTTTAAGCCACTGTGTGATCCACTGCAGATCATGGTCAATCAGGGGACTGCATATGCCTTGTATCACAAACTGCTGGATGCTGTATTAGGAGCTATGGCAGTAAAGCTGTTACTGTTGCAGCAGTTTTCCGGAATGGAAAATGACTCCCAAACCTTTTCTGGTACTGATATCCTCGTCTACAAGGCAATGGACAAACTTGTAAGTAGTTCggaataataatttttaaaaagtgcctCAAGTTCATTGAGCAATGCCATGCTTTTCAGGAGAAGATTCCCTGAAAACACCTGGGCACAGCACGGGTCAGTGCCATGCAATGTATCCCAGGAAGTTTCCCATTCAGTTTCACTCTGCATTGCAGCCCTTCATGTCTTTGCTGCAGATCCAGCAGTGGCCGCATCACagtggggagaggaaaaaagccacGTGCCAGTGGGACTCTTCTCCTGCCAACTAGTGTGACTTCCTAAGGCTCCACCAGTGGGTCTAACCCTCCAGTCTGACTCCTGTGCTCGTGCTTGAGCCTGAGACACACAttcaatttttaattctgttttcactttttaaaaaggctTCTCCCTCTATGTCTGTGCAGTAGTTTTAACTCCACTGTCCAGAGTTTCATCACCTGACCCACAAGGCTTAAAGCCATGTAACAGAAAGGAGGACGGTAAGCCAGGTCTTTTAAGATGATGTTTATCATTTAATTATTTCCTGAAAGCCATTCTTGCCAACTCAGAAGCAATTTTCTGAGCTAAAAACTACAGCCAccaattatttcatttactaCCTATGAACACCATAACCTTTTGCCTGAGAGTTTATTCTAGCCAGGGTACTTTTAGCACTCCTAAGTAAGATGCTCCTTCAAATGACCAATGGTATGATCTCGATGTTCAGAGTACCAGAACATAAAaggcctttttctccattcctttccttCATAGTCAATACCATCAGTCTGTCAGTTCAGCAAAATGCTGTTTAAGATACAAGCAAGCAGTGACATTACTGCTACtctgctgccagggctgcagagagctctgaGGGACCGCTGCACGGcaaggctgaacagagccaACTGTGGGCCACTGTGAGCCTTGGAACAGAACTGCCcaacactggaaataaaaaatgagccCCATTTAGAAAGCTTTATAAGTCTTCCCATTTTATGGTCGAAATTACATCTTGCACAGGTTGCCTGTGGTGTGAGCATTAATACAGATGAATAaggctctctgcagctctccatGGTTTCAGCCactgtctctttttctcttttttttctgtgtgtgtttcatttatttacaagTACAGTTTCCTTTCAATTGGTTCACAGGGCTAATGAGTGTCTCTAGATTATCTACACTACTTATTCAGCATCAAATACACACTGTAACTAGCATAACAAAATGAGATTATCTGTCACCACTTTCTTCAGCTAAAGTAGCCTCTGGAGAAACACCTCTTTTTAGAGGAAGCATTTTATTCCTCTATTTCCCTCTGTATTCCTCTAGTTCCTGTTATAAGGAAACCTCTTGGTGGCAGGTTTGTGAGGTGCTGAATTGCTGaactttgttgttttgctttttgaatgtAGGGCTGACATTAAATGATGAGGTTCTCCCTAGCATATTGCAACTGTTGAGATTTGCTGGTGCAGCTTACATGGGCTGGCATGACTGATACACACCTTTAAAAACTGATGCTTCTCTCTTCATCTCCAAGGCCTTTTGTTTGTTGCTGATTTTCAAGCATGTGGGCAAAGGCATTTTTACTTCCTTAAGGCTGCTGAGAAATGGCTGAGCTAAAGATTACAAGCAATTCTTTTCTTACGTTAACAATTCTAATTTCTGATATAGGAATCCCACTGCTGTCCTGCAATGTCAAATTACATTTCCAAATGTAAAAATGTGAAAGGGGAAATCTACTGCTggcaagaaagaggagaaagactCTTAAAGGTGGCAGGACTTATTGTAGTATTCAGGTGCCGAGAGATTTAGAAAAGTGTTTTGTGTGCTTTCACATCTACAGTTTAGACACTTACCTGCTTAGGAGGTTTTTGGAATCCTGTTTGTCATCTTCAGGTCTAAATACCCTCAGATACTCAGACCCTCAGTCCCTCGCAGTGACGATGCCCGTAGCTGCAGCAAGGGTTGACAGTAGCTGTcttttttcagaacaaagtTACTACTAGGATTGCGTGTATGCAActtaagaaaatacataaatctgGAAAGTTGTTCTGCCTTTACAGTCACAAAACACATTTACCAACTCAATTTAGCAATCGCCAGACAATTATTTGATTAGTTTCATGTTACACCAAATTCTACTCTTAAATTCTCTGATAACAGAGGactgacacttttttttttttaaattttgggGTAAATTCTGTACTGAATGCAATCTTAATATCCCTGATTTCAGTGCAAAAAGTATCAAACTTGGCCCAGAGATTTCTAATTGAAAAGATGATGAAGTCTGATGTATCTTGCAGGATAacaacaattttaaaagaaatacctgttttcACAGCATGTGCTACTTCTGAAACACAAAGCTGGAGAAAGAGTACAGCTGGTCCTCTACTTTTGCCTAATCTTGAGAGATACATATCATGCAGGATAGAAGAAGTGGTAGAAATAACTGCTACAcagtcattttcatttctagcaAACAGAGCAATATCCTTTTTTGCCCTGTGCTTTCTCCATGAAGGCAGAGAAACCAGACTGCAGTGAGCGCCTTCAGCTACAGAAGAGACTGGGCTGTAGAAGTTTCCAGTGGTTTATAACAAATGTGTACCCTGAGCTCTCCCAGCCTGAAGACACACCAAGATTATCTGGCAAGGTAAGAGAAAATGTACAGGAAAAAGGAGTTTTCCATTGAAGACCCCAGTGTCACTTGGATATGCTAGTTAGTACTCGGTACTCAATATCTGTGCAATGAGAGGCTACTTCCACTTCGAAAAGCTTGCAGAAGAATGGAAGAAGAAGCAAAAGGACTGAAGAGAACAGCCAGTCCAAATTCTCACATGAACCTTGAACACCAGCCAAGAGATGAGCTCAGCCTTTATAGTTTGGTGGCACAGATCAGAGGATCCTAAACTTGGATTCTTTAGGtatcattaaaaaacagaaaagaagtgtGTTGCTCCATTCAGATGGCAACTGCAACAGTATCTGGGATTCCTCTATGCTGATCCACAtgtatgaaggaaaagaagcatttccCCAGTCCTGCATTTCCCCCATAGACAGAGGTGATAGCGATAGCAGTTCCTTTGCAGATTGTGTACAGGATGTGATGctaatcttttaaaaatcattaaaatatgGATTTATTCCAGGAACCTCTATGGACAGGATTTCCCCTCAACAAGGCAACAGGTCTACTTATTAAATCACACACTGATATCTGTAGACAAATTTTACTACATCCTTCTACTGTTTTGTCTGTTCCTTATTATCAAGGCTTGCTTGAGAAAAGCATAACTAACTGTGGAtcacaggaaatgttttttcccTCTAGAATATCTGTATTTTTGCCAAATACCACAGCAGGTCGAAGGGCAATTTTCCATTAGTAAAAAAAGTAGTTCTGACAGAATTCTTTTAAGCATCATAATAGTTAAAACCAGAAGTGGGTATCTCTAACTTAAAGCTTATTAGGTAACCTTTGGTGAGACTCTCCCTTGTTATCAGATCACTTTGCAAGATTAACATGAAAGATATAATccgaaagaaaaaaaaatgctgcctgAATTACATGCAAAATCATATATGATAAGGGaattaatcattaaaaaaaagctagCTGAAGGATATTTTCTTGATAtctgtgctttatttcagtaaaaaatctttatttacaGCTTTACAATACTGGTGCTGGCTTCTGTGCAGATTACAGACCTGGAAGGGCTTTGGCAGATGGCTCTATCAAACTCTCTCCTTGCAGTAACAGCCTCACCCAGGTACTGTAGATTTCACATAAAGAAGCACTGCGTTGGACTTAGGGAACTGTTCAGAAGATATTCATGTAAACATTTGGGTTGACGTGCTTGAAAATAATGTGTTCAAAATTAGGTGTGTGCTAAGGCAATGTTCCACACCTTTCTGTAGCTGAGCATCATTTCAGAAATGGCAGTATTCCATGCCTGAGACCAGATCCCCACACTTTGTTCCAGCACGCATTGTTTCATGTAGTTGTAGTAGTTATTTTGTGGAACCTGGACAAAAGAATGCCTAGGCATAAAAGGTGTGCATCAATTTTGGAATAGAGGTGGGTTTTCCCACATTCTAGTGACCAAAACACTGCCTaaaaaacaggagggaaatctgTTTAGACTGTCCAGGTGGCATTAGACTAGCAAGTCCTTGCACTGAGAGAAGCCAAACCAGTACAGACTGACTGCAGATATTTACTCCAAGTCCCAATGAAGTTTCACTGCTCACAGTGAGCTCAGGGTGAGCTGCAGGCACATTTTTAACTGTAATGTGTACAGACACTTCAGAAAAACCCTTCTGTTCAAATTTATTAAGGTAGAAAGATTTCTTGTAGAATGGGTTTACTTTGTATATAATCACAGTCCACAAAGTCTTTCCTCAGAAAAATAGTCTCAGTCTCAGCTATGCCAAAATTATTCTGGGGGAGACTGCCTCGTTGATTCTCCTTCATTCATGTTTGGGTGGCATCTAACAGGAGTGGGAAAATTAATGTTGGAgtgaacatttaaaatgaactgGGTTGCCTTTCCATCACTGTTCAAATAAACCCTCCTTTTTTCCAGCACTTTGAATATAACAGCATGAAGGAAATCCGTCTTGGGTCTGTTCCACTGTTTTGCCTTGATGTCAGACACGGGAAGGTTATCCCTCAAAACTGCACAAAGGAAACAGATAACAGTGAGCAGCACTGGGACGTCCAGGAGGTTGGTACTGACTGCTGCGAGGGGATACTGCACATGGCAACTGTGTAGCTGTAACTGTGTAACATTGGGTACCTGACATGATTCGTGTGCAGGGAGGGATGATACAGCTGAAGGGCAATTTTCACTGCTGTACTATTTTCATCCAGGAAATTTAGGAGGCAGTTCATCTGTTTACACTGCCTGTGCAAAATAAATCTGGTTTGAAAACACAAATTACCGAAATCCTACCTACATTCACATACCCTTATTTTAACTATTTAACTTACTGGCTTTATAGGAATACAATCAGAAGCTAGGTTGTGAACGTAAGAGCAGGATAAATCTTTGCCCACTTCTTTTAGATGGGGGAAGGCACTGTGAATCCCAAGTTCTTCCAAATAAGAGCCCCATGGAAATGTTAAAAATCCTCCTGTGTTGTAGGAGGACAAAACTCTTATAAAAACAGTTCAGTATTACTTAGACTTCATCCATCAGAATAAGAACTCACAAGATTGAAAAATGTCATGCTTGAGGACAgcctcagaaaacagaagtcagtGTAGCTGTAGGGATGCTGCAATCCTCAGGTATAATACCTGCTGTAATTTGTTTTGATTCCTAAGAGAAAGACTGGTCCTTTTCAAATGTTGTGGTCCCTAATACTGAAGTTGATGCTGATGATATTTACCcatagaaaaacagaacagtggtGGGAAAGAGATTTAGAGAGTTCTGCATTTGTGAATCCTGTCAGCTTCCAAAGAAGCTGTGTTCTCACAATGCCTTGGGCTCAAAGCTAAACCTAGTGATCATGTTTAGAGCAATACTAACATATTTTTGAACAATGTCATTACTGATTACCtattatacattaaaaaatcagaaacattgCCTAGTTTTTACTAGAAatctcttattttttcatttgttctttcttccccttctcctctcaTATTTTAGAACGGAATGATTGTCCATGTCCTTTCTGGCAAATGCATAGAAGCAGTGAAGAGTGAAGATGAAAAGGACTTGTTTTTGTCCGTATGTAACAAGAACACAAATCAGCTGTGGCAATTTGAACGTTCCCAAGGGCTACATCAGAGATAACTGCCAGGTCTGTGGGAAGATCAAGTCTCCAAAATCTAGCATTATTTCTCCTTGGGATTCAAGATATGAGCGTTTActacaaggaaaagaaagatgtttgtGTTTGCTGCAGTATACAAGGAAGCTCGGAAGGCCCTCCTTCAAAAGCCTGGCTCAAACAGTTGCTGCTGGTTCCTGGCTTTTCAGCTCTAGCTAAAATTTCCATTATTCTGTATAAAAGGAATAAAGATACTGTGAGCATCAATAGGTTCTCAACTCTGCTACTGCAGAAAACAGTTCAGTTTACCATTTGAAGGAAATGTGTGAAACTGGCTGCCAGACAGCTTGTCTTCCAGCCTGTTCTGTGACATCTGAGGATacaggaaaatgaatgttaGGGAAACACTTGAAACTGTAAGAGGACATTAGccaaacaggaggggaatttAATCCAGTTGTACAGTGCACTCGACTCATATGAAACAAAGTAAGTTTTATATGTATTAAAGTAGTAGATGCTTTCATGTGTAATAGctaaaatcttgttttccagCCTGAGCCAGATTTCTATCACCCGCAAGACAGCACAATTCATAAATTAGTACTTAATTAGGCACTAACTGCTTTAATTGCTTTGGAATACCAACAGTCCGCAGAGTTTGGCACACTCTTCCTTATATCCTTCTTCCAGAGTCTAACTGGATGGGATAATGAGACTGAATTATTAAcaacttttttgtttcagttttcatgaAAACTAAGAACAACTTTTAGAAAAACTTTTGTggaatacagaagaaaactgaagcagaTTTGAGAGTAGACTGGCAGCTCCCCTGCTTATTGTGAAACTGAAAGTATCGGTAACATTCATTTGTTCTTATAAAGCTTTGGGATGAGCTCATTATTACTGCAGTGACAAAAGCGCTGgttggaaaaagcaaaagaaaagaaatgacaggTTTCAACACTGGCTATCTAGCAAGAA belongs to Lagopus muta isolate bLagMut1 chromosome 7, bLagMut1 primary, whole genome shotgun sequence and includes:
- the GALNT15 gene encoding polypeptide N-acetylgalactosaminyltransferase 15 encodes the protein MFLKKKCRYGSRKLQFLLLLLMLGFLLLMVTMLNPPASNRSKDGTFQPVEFNPREGHQVDFAETQEMLETQEESQQYYPMDGLSPFISLREDELIAAVVSPTGRRNHSKARKGYRVVKQQSRRPEAKEGDPESQLLSLPLGDGNGAATGERPLGLETHGFNEALSERISLRRELPEVRHPLCLQQEYDPSLPTASVIICFHDEAWSTLLRTVHSIINTAPKTSLKDIILVDDLSQQGPLKSALSEYISKLDGVKLIRSNKRLGVIRGRMLGAARATGDVLVFMDSHCECQKGWLEPLLARLSSNRNSVVSPIIDVIDWKTFQYYHSVSLHRGVFDWKLDFHWEPVPEHEEKVRQSPTSPIRSPAVAGAVVAMDRHYFQNIGAYDSDMTMWGAENLELSIRTWLCGGSVEIIPCSRVGHVYRNHIPHAFSYEEAIVRNKIRIAETWLGSFKENFYKNDTVAFLISKAEKPDCSERLQLQKRLGCRSFQWFITNVYPELSQPEDTPRLSGKLYNTGAGFCADYRPGRALADGSIKLSPCSNSLTQHFEYNSMKEIRLGSVPLFCLDVRHGKVIPQNCTKETDNSEQHWDVQENGMIVHVLSGKCIEAVKSEDEKDLFLSVCNKNTNQLWQFERSQGLHQR